The following coding sequences are from one Lusitaniella coriacea LEGE 07157 window:
- a CDS encoding CHAT domain-containing tetratricopeptide repeat protein, translating into MIQNRVKQALIGIFTLGLGTIPVAATTVPRRTLSVPSPTPTENEPQQPADALFQKGIEQAQQNQLEAAIASWEEALKLYQQQKNPQGEALTLEQLGLAYQRMGESDRALEFYQQQRAIARTLEDRHGEARGWGNIASTNRALGNYSAAIDANEKALNLLVELEDRRGEGQVLGNLGNVYIALGEYDKAAELHEKSLAIAQEMGNQQGAVLSLNSLGAIAASAGDYEKATDFYQKSLEAAKTINFIAAEADALNNLGSIHHALKEYDRAIDYYQQTLEIAETMGSLRLKSAALASLGLAHASKQDYSQALDYQAQSWQMAKEMGDRPLESIALGNWGHTLWKAGELEEAEEKLNRAIEIRESLRANLEDAQKVSIFDTQIRAYYLLQQILVAQNRPEAALEIAERGRSRAFVELLAKRISSESAAESIFAKPPNIEKIRQIAKDHQATLVEYSIIPDDRFIAQGKLVGSDLKLFIWVVQPNGTITFRNVDLNTFQFSTEQEGENDSPEEGIQIKKQVRDLRRVLFTPRRARTRKKLQELHQLLIQPITDLLPTNPEDRVIFIPQGSLFVLPFPALQDENKTYLIDKHTLLTSPSIQVLDLTHQQKAKLAQTKEEISGDNALIVGNPTMPDKPPGLLPLKGAEEEAIEIAKMLDAQALIGEAATETAVVEKMPDAKLIHLATHGLLNEIVDLGLGAPGAIALAPTPGVTDGLLTTEEILNLQLNAELVVLSACNTGQGDITGDGVIGLSRALVTAGVPSVLVSLWAVPDAPTAELMTEFYRQLAQNPDKAQALRQAMLKTKEEFPPPSNWAAFTPIGEP; encoded by the coding sequence ATGATTCAAAATCGAGTCAAACAAGCATTAATTGGCATTTTTACTTTAGGATTGGGGACGATTCCGGTGGCGGCAACAACGGTTCCTAGGAGAACACTTTCTGTCCCTTCTCCCACTCCCACCGAGAATGAGCCACAACAGCCTGCGGACGCACTATTTCAAAAAGGAATCGAACAGGCGCAACAGAATCAATTAGAAGCCGCGATCGCGTCCTGGGAAGAAGCGCTCAAACTCTATCAACAACAGAAAAACCCTCAAGGGGAAGCGTTAACTCTCGAACAGTTGGGTTTGGCGTACCAACGGATGGGAGAGTCCGATCGCGCTTTGGAATTTTATCAACAGCAGCGCGCGATCGCGCGAACCCTAGAAGATCGCCACGGAGAGGCGAGGGGATGGGGAAATATTGCTAGTACGAATCGTGCTTTGGGCAATTATAGTGCCGCGATTGATGCCAACGAAAAAGCGCTAAATCTACTCGTGGAACTGGAAGATCGGAGAGGGGAAGGGCAAGTATTGGGGAATTTAGGCAATGTGTATATTGCCCTCGGCGAGTACGATAAAGCTGCCGAATTGCACGAAAAAAGTTTAGCCATTGCTCAAGAAATGGGCAATCAACAAGGGGCGGTTCTTTCCCTTAATAGTTTAGGCGCGATCGCGGCGAGTGCGGGGGATTACGAAAAAGCAACAGATTTCTACCAAAAAAGCCTAGAAGCCGCAAAAACAATTAATTTTATCGCCGCCGAAGCCGATGCGCTCAATAACTTGGGTTCGATACACCACGCCCTTAAAGAATATGATCGCGCGATCGATTATTACCAACAAACCCTCGAAATTGCCGAAACAATGGGCAGCCTTCGCCTCAAAAGCGCCGCCCTCGCCAGTTTAGGACTCGCCCACGCCAGCAAACAAGACTATTCCCAAGCCTTGGACTATCAAGCGCAAAGCTGGCAAATGGCAAAAGAAATGGGAGATCGTCCCCTCGAAAGCATTGCCCTAGGGAACTGGGGACATACCCTGTGGAAAGCGGGAGAACTCGAAGAAGCAGAGGAAAAATTAAATCGCGCGATCGAAATTCGCGAATCCCTGCGCGCTAATTTAGAAGACGCTCAAAAAGTCTCGATCTTTGACACCCAAATCCGGGCATACTACCTCCTGCAACAAATCCTCGTTGCCCAAAATCGCCCGGAAGCCGCCCTCGAAATTGCCGAACGCGGTCGATCGCGCGCCTTCGTCGAACTGCTCGCAAAACGCATTTCCTCCGAGTCTGCGGCGGAATCCATCTTCGCCAAACCCCCCAACATCGAAAAAATTCGCCAAATCGCCAAAGATCACCAAGCCACCCTCGTTGAATACTCGATCATTCCCGACGATCGCTTCATCGCCCAAGGAAAACTCGTCGGTTCCGATCTCAAACTCTTTATTTGGGTGGTACAACCCAACGGAACCATTACCTTTCGCAATGTCGATTTGAATACATTTCAATTTTCCACAGAACAAGAAGGCGAGAACGATTCCCCAGAAGAAGGCATTCAAATCAAAAAACAGGTGCGGGATCTTCGTCGCGTCCTCTTTACCCCCCGAAGGGCGCGCACTCGGAAAAAATTACAGGAACTCCACCAACTCCTGATTCAGCCCATTACCGATCTCCTTCCCACCAATCCCGAAGATCGTGTCATCTTCATTCCCCAAGGCTCGCTATTCGTCCTACCCTTTCCCGCATTGCAAGATGAAAACAAAACCTATTTAATCGACAAGCACACGCTGCTCACCTCCCCATCGATTCAGGTTCTCGATTTAACCCACCAACAAAAAGCCAAACTTGCCCAAACTAAAGAAGAAATTTCCGGCGATAATGCCCTAATTGTCGGCAACCCCACCATGCCCGACAAACCGCCGGGATTGCTCCCCCTAAAAGGCGCAGAAGAAGAAGCCATTGAAATTGCTAAAATGCTCGATGCCCAAGCGTTAATCGGCGAAGCAGCAACAGAAACGGCGGTAGTGGAAAAAATGCCCGATGCCAAATTGATCCATTTAGCAACCCACGGACTGCTGAATGAGATTGTAGACTTAGGATTGGGCGCACCGGGCGCGATCGCGCTCGCCCCAACGCCGGGAGTCACCGACGGACTGCTCACCACCGAAGAAATCCTCAATTTGCAACTCAACGCCGAATTAGTCGTTCTGAGCGCCTGCAACACCGGGCAGGGGGACATTACCGGAGACGGCGTAATCGGTTTGTCCCGCGCCCTCGTTACTGCCGGAGTCCCAAGCGTTCTCGTCTCCCTCTGGGCAGTTCCCGACGCGCCAACTGCCGAGTTAATGACCGAATTTTATCGCCAACTCGCCCAAAATCCCGATAAAGCCCAAGCCTTGCGCCAAGCGATGTTGAAGACCAAAGAAGAATTTCCCCCACCCAGCAATTGGGCGGCATTTACCCCCATCGGCGAACCCTAG
- a CDS encoding NADH-quinone oxidoreductase subunit J — protein MNLAEGIQIVSFAILAATTIGAALGVVLFNQIVYSAFLLGGVFISIAGLYILLNADFVAAAQVLIYVGAINVLILFAIMLVNKRYDFEPVANRWVRQASTAVVCLGVFALLSTTVLATPWAISTASTVTAESTTVIIGKHFFSDFLLPFELASVLLLMAMVGAIILARRDFIPDQISTATEPPQTALTLPERPRELTPAASNATESSN, from the coding sequence GTGAATCTAGCTGAAGGGATTCAAATCGTCTCATTCGCGATTCTTGCTGCAACCACCATCGGAGCAGCCCTCGGAGTCGTTTTATTCAATCAAATCGTCTACTCTGCTTTTTTATTAGGGGGCGTGTTCATCAGTATTGCAGGTTTATATATTCTCCTGAATGCCGATTTCGTCGCCGCCGCGCAAGTTCTCATTTATGTGGGAGCCATCAACGTCCTCATTTTGTTTGCCATTATGTTGGTGAACAAGCGCTATGACTTTGAACCCGTCGCCAATCGTTGGGTTCGTCAAGCCTCAACCGCCGTCGTCTGTCTGGGGGTATTTGCCCTGCTGAGTACGACTGTTTTAGCAACGCCTTGGGCAATCTCCACCGCATCAACTGTCACTGCGGAAAGCACAACGGTGATCATTGGCAAGCACTTTTTTAGCGACTTTCTCCTACCCTTTGAATTAGCTTCGGTATTGCTTTTAATGGCAATGGTTGGCGCAATTATTTTAGCTCGTCGCGATTTTATTCCCGACCAAATCTCTACAGCTACCGAACCGCCACAAACCGCTTTAACTCTGCCCGAACGCCCTCGCGAACTGACCCCTGCTGCCAGTAACGCCACAGAATCATCGAATTGA
- the nuoK gene encoding NADH-quinone oxidoreductase subunit NuoK produces MELQLQYFLLLAAALFCIGIYGLITSRNAVRVLMSIELLLNAVNLNLIGFSNFLDPVAIKGQVFAVFVLTVAAAEAAVGLAIILAIYRNRETIDMEQFNLLKW; encoded by the coding sequence ATGGAACTTCAACTTCAATATTTTCTTCTTCTTGCGGCTGCATTGTTTTGTATTGGTATCTATGGCTTGATTACCAGCCGCAATGCCGTGCGCGTCTTAATGTCGATCGAACTGCTGCTCAATGCAGTTAATTTGAATTTGATAGGATTCTCCAATTTCTTAGACCCTGTAGCGATTAAGGGTCAAGTGTTTGCGGTTTTTGTCCTTACTGTTGCTGCGGCAGAAGCGGCAGTGGGTTTGGCAATTATCTTGGCGATTTATCGCAATCGCGAAACTATCGATATGGAACAGTTTAATTTGCTCAAGTGGTAG
- a CDS encoding TldD/PmbA family protein, whose product MSLTTAPALLGEDETLSLIESVIQQSEAEGVFVSLDEEESALTRFSENQIAQNVNTHRFQLSITSYFGKRSATSTTTDLEPDAIARTLRRSEELARFAPEDPEWVPLLEPQTYDDRAPGFDRATATLSPLKRGETIERVCTLSKRAGVEGSGTLSTSVFQQALGNSLGVRSRDRGTRSDFSFTARIENGSSWSRNTALAIAQLPYLETTQTVIDRAKQSMNPREIKPGVYPVIFNSSAFADLLPWIVWNLDARAADEGRSFMSRTNEQGKPIGNRVGEQLFSPLVRVQRDRAHPLLQTSRFFSNGLPNTPLDIIHNGIPQTLSYSRYWAQHQSKEPTGSFYPIVMAGTEQSLSDLIAQTERAILINRAWYVRYTNPRTLEVTGMTRDGTFWVENGQIAYPIKNLRFNQSLPEMLRNVDALSTVQRYGSTVIPGVRISAFNFSSVTDSV is encoded by the coding sequence ATGAGCTTAACGACTGCCCCCGCACTCCTTGGTGAAGACGAAACCCTCTCTTTGATTGAATCGGTTATTCAACAGTCTGAAGCGGAAGGGGTTTTTGTCAGTCTCGATGAGGAAGAGTCCGCACTGACGCGCTTTTCGGAAAATCAGATCGCGCAAAATGTTAATACCCATCGCTTTCAACTCTCGATTACCAGTTATTTTGGCAAGCGTAGTGCTACCTCCACTACGACAGACTTAGAACCAGACGCGATCGCGCGCACTCTGCGCCGTTCCGAAGAACTCGCCCGTTTTGCCCCGGAAGATCCGGAGTGGGTTCCCCTCCTCGAACCACAAACCTACGACGATCGCGCGCCGGGATTCGATCGCGCAACGGCAACCCTTTCTCCCTTGAAGCGGGGGGAAACGATCGAACGAGTTTGTACCCTCTCCAAACGAGCGGGAGTTGAGGGTTCGGGGACTTTGAGTACGAGTGTTTTTCAACAGGCATTGGGGAATTCCTTGGGAGTGCGATCGCGCGATCGCGGCACGCGATCAGATTTCAGCTTCACCGCCCGAATTGAGAACGGTTCGAGTTGGAGTCGCAACACTGCCCTCGCGATCGCTCAACTGCCCTATCTAGAAACGACGCAAACCGTCATCGATCGCGCGAAACAGTCTATGAATCCCCGCGAAATCAAACCGGGCGTATATCCCGTTATCTTCAACAGTTCTGCCTTCGCCGACTTGCTTCCTTGGATCGTATGGAATCTCGATGCAAGGGCAGCCGATGAAGGGCGTTCGTTTATGTCTCGCACCAACGAGCAAGGAAAACCAATCGGCAATCGCGTTGGAGAGCAACTGTTTAGTCCTTTAGTTCGGGTACAGCGCGATCGCGCCCACCCCCTATTGCAAACCAGTCGCTTCTTCAGCAACGGACTGCCCAACACTCCCCTCGATATTATTCACAACGGCATTCCCCAAACCCTTTCCTACAGCCGTTATTGGGCGCAACACCAAAGCAAAGAACCCACCGGGAGTTTTTACCCCATCGTCATGGCGGGAACAGAACAATCTTTATCGGACTTAATCGCTCAAACTGAACGCGCAATACTCATCAATCGTGCTTGGTACGTTCGCTACACCAACCCGCGCACCTTAGAAGTTACCGGAATGACGCGGGATGGAACCTTTTGGGTAGAAAACGGTCAAATTGCCTACCCCATCAAAAACTTACGCTTTAACCAGAGTTTGCCGGAAATGCTGCGGAATGTTGATGCGTTAAGTACCGTGCAGCGTTATGGCAGTACTGTTATACCGGGAGTTCGGATTTCTGCTTTTAATTTCAGCAGCGTTACGGATAGCGTTTAG
- a CDS encoding pentapeptide repeat-containing protein: MTKMTVTNTKKLLELYTQGQRNFSGLDLEQATLSEVNLSGIELWQANLAGSYLSLSLLRSTNLSDANLNQATLWRTDLTEASLVDTQLCSAILIRANFQQGDLTKANLKGADLRLANLQSTDLYRADLTRANLSYANLQGANLREANLYGADLTGANLTGADLSRANLTRAIVHRADLTQVVGEEATLTQVQRVRVPKRSLADYKTA, from the coding sequence ATGACGAAAATGACAGTGACCAACACCAAAAAATTATTAGAGCTTTACACTCAAGGTCAGCGAAATTTTAGTGGCTTAGACCTCGAACAAGCGACTTTAAGCGAGGTTAACCTGAGTGGGATCGAACTTTGGCAAGCGAACTTAGCGGGTTCGTATTTAAGTCTAAGCCTATTGCGTTCGACAAACCTGAGCGATGCCAATCTGAATCAAGCAACGCTGTGGCGAACTGATTTAACAGAAGCCAGTTTAGTTGACACTCAACTGTGTAGTGCTATTCTGATTCGAGCTAATTTTCAGCAGGGTGACTTAACAAAAGCAAACTTAAAGGGAGCCGATTTGAGATTAGCGAACTTACAATCGACTGACTTATATCGAGCTGACTTAACCAGAGCAAATTTAAGCTACGCCAACTTACAGGGGGCAAACTTGAGAGAAGCAAATCTGTACGGGGCAGATTTGACAGGCGCTAACTTAACGGGTGCAGATTTGAGCAGAGCGAATCTGACGCGAGCAATCGTTCACAGAGCGGATCTTACTCAAGTGGTGGGAGAGGAAGCGACTTTAACTCAAGTGCAACGAGTTCGAGTTCCGAAACGCTCTTTAGCAGATTATAAAACCGCTTAA
- a CDS encoding DICT sensory domain-containing protein — MNNTPSLVQEILQELPHLRTQMYFQSSLNALSHAMEDLILASSDSPLVIANFQQERFYRQEIRRYQQIARRSNHLYILAAPESSSGFATADDSLEVISLKPYDALAKEWHLVVLSKQYSVCLICRELPTDALSNRARRFEGIWTFERQVATSAARLLLARIAAYRPSLVSKVAQAWQLYHLSSEESSSVLATATLQMEARIFSERLVNYLQASQYKLLRAYRELTKKEQNERLINAIVAAMRSSLNPEEVLRNTVRELGKKFDPCRCFLYRLGAATGETKIEYESVAPGIDSLKGRTWSVADNPLFIAAQAQSKALAIDVTDNAYLKANPALGTKISRWQIRSWLLVPVRYQGNLLGMLEIHHTAKEPYQWSSEDISLVEAIATQAGVALTQATAYRDMTSLNEQLAALERVQSNLIAIVGHELRTPLSTIQVCLESIATEPDAPKEFRQIMLDTALADSQRLRRLIQDFLTLSKLESGKAYSYPEPISMREILDLALSGFSGDKRSDDCPSIQVRFPEQLPLVRADGEGLVEVFTKLLDNASKFTPAQGEVTISVQVLETEIGEQNSHQPMLKVVVADTGRGVEPEQLDAIFNLFYQEEDSLRRTVGGTGLGLAICRQIVEGMGGRIWAISTGKDRGSEFHFTLPIEPSSVTQVISYSGMLKE; from the coding sequence ATGAATAATACTCCTTCATTAGTACAAGAGATACTACAGGAATTACCTCATTTACGCACCCAAATGTATTTTCAGTCTTCCCTAAACGCACTCTCTCACGCGATGGAAGACTTAATTTTAGCCAGCTCGGATTCCCCTTTAGTCATTGCTAATTTTCAGCAAGAACGGTTTTATCGTCAAGAAATCCGCCGCTATCAACAAATTGCTCGACGAAGCAACCACCTCTATATCCTCGCAGCACCAGAATCTTCCTCTGGCTTTGCCACAGCCGATGACTCCCTAGAGGTCATTTCTTTAAAACCTTACGATGCTCTAGCAAAAGAGTGGCATTTAGTCGTTTTGAGCAAACAGTATAGTGTTTGCCTCATTTGCCGAGAACTCCCGACGGATGCTCTAAGCAATCGAGCCAGACGATTTGAGGGCATTTGGACATTTGAGCGCCAAGTCGCCACGAGTGCGGCAAGATTGCTCCTCGCCAGGATTGCAGCCTATCGCCCTTCTCTCGTATCCAAAGTCGCGCAGGCATGGCAGCTTTATCATTTGAGTAGTGAAGAGTCATCATCCGTATTGGCAACTGCCACGCTACAAATGGAAGCTCGCATCTTTAGCGAACGCCTTGTCAATTACCTGCAAGCAAGCCAATACAAACTTCTCAGAGCTTACCGAGAACTGACCAAAAAAGAACAAAACGAGCGCCTAATCAATGCAATCGTTGCTGCTATGCGTAGCTCCCTCAATCCTGAAGAAGTTCTGCGTAACACTGTTCGAGAGTTAGGAAAAAAATTCGATCCCTGTCGTTGTTTTCTTTATCGCTTAGGTGCTGCGACAGGAGAAACCAAAATTGAATATGAATCTGTTGCACCAGGAATCGATTCCCTCAAAGGACGAACTTGGTCTGTCGCCGATAATCCTTTGTTTATTGCCGCGCAAGCACAGTCAAAAGCCCTGGCAATCGATGTAACGGATAATGCTTACCTGAAAGCAAATCCAGCTTTGGGAACCAAAATCTCTCGCTGGCAAATCCGTTCGTGGTTATTGGTTCCGGTTCGCTATCAAGGGAATTTGTTAGGGATGCTAGAAATCCATCACACGGCAAAGGAACCCTACCAGTGGAGTTCGGAAGACATTTCCTTAGTAGAAGCAATTGCCACTCAAGCAGGTGTTGCTTTAACTCAGGCAACCGCCTATCGAGATATGACAAGTCTCAACGAGCAGCTTGCAGCCTTAGAACGAGTTCAGAGTAATTTGATTGCAATTGTCGGTCACGAATTGCGAACTCCTCTGTCCACCATTCAAGTTTGTTTGGAAAGTATCGCAACCGAACCCGATGCTCCTAAAGAGTTTCGCCAAATCATGCTCGATACGGCTTTAGCCGACTCCCAACGCCTGCGCCGATTGATTCAGGATTTTCTTACCCTTTCCAAATTAGAGAGTGGTAAGGCATACAGTTATCCAGAACCCATTTCAATGCGGGAAATCTTAGATTTAGCGCTGAGTGGTTTCTCCGGCGATAAACGCTCGGATGATTGCCCCTCTATCCAAGTACGGTTCCCGGAGCAGTTGCCTTTGGTTAGAGCGGATGGAGAGGGATTGGTGGAAGTTTTTACGAAGCTGTTGGACAATGCCAGTAAGTTTACTCCCGCTCAGGGAGAAGTGACGATTTCCGTCCAAGTTTTGGAGACTGAGATAGGGGAACAAAATTCTCATCAGCCAATGTTAAAGGTTGTTGTCGCCGATACGGGTCGGGGGGTTGAACCAGAACAGTTAGACGCAATTTTCAACCTGTTTTACCAAGAGGAGGATTCCCTGCGGCGCACAGTGGGCGGAACGGGTTTGGGTTTGGCGATTTGTCGTCAAATTGTTGAAGGGATGGGAGGACGAATTTGGGCGATTTCTACGGGCAAAGATCGAGGAAGTGAGTTTCATTTTACTTTGCCGATTGAGCCTTCTAGCGTCACTCAGGTGATTTCCTATAGCGGTATGCTCAAAGAGTAG
- a CDS encoding glycosyltransferase, translating to MRKLYFLVPGMGGKFACGGLWAELKTFELAQQICPAEVVTYRKREKDVPFLSDLLQQQNLENAIFVMSWGFDVPKLAARLKSYNLVYHAHSAGYGFSLPADIPIITVSRNTMGYWGQHSPHSPIYYLPNQISDGFCNLNLEREIDVLVQLRKSSHYLIQELVPALKQHCKVQVVESYVEDLPGLFNRAKVYLYDSAEYWAQRGVSEGFGLQPMEALACGCQVFSSVNGGLSDYLDPGFKGHKIAGFSKEYDLKRILRVLQKPKESVPVEDWIAEYRAPQIIQRLQVILEELNDFFDGKSQYSSQIEKIARSRTVKLRLQRIFRKLSQKYLHRN from the coding sequence ATGCGAAAACTTTACTTCTTGGTTCCCGGAATGGGAGGGAAATTCGCCTGTGGGGGACTGTGGGCGGAACTTAAAACTTTTGAACTCGCCCAGCAAATTTGCCCTGCGGAAGTTGTTACCTATCGCAAACGGGAGAAGGATGTACCGTTCCTCTCAGATTTGTTGCAGCAGCAGAATTTAGAAAATGCCATTTTTGTGATGAGTTGGGGGTTTGACGTTCCGAAACTCGCCGCTCGACTTAAATCCTATAACCTCGTGTATCACGCCCACAGTGCGGGTTATGGCTTCAGTTTGCCTGCGGATATTCCGATTATTACCGTGAGCCGCAATACGATGGGATATTGGGGACAACATTCACCCCACTCGCCAATTTATTATTTACCCAACCAAATTTCTGATGGGTTTTGTAATTTAAATCTCGAACGAGAAATTGACGTTCTGGTTCAGCTTCGCAAGTCTTCTCATTATTTAATCCAAGAACTTGTTCCAGCACTGAAACAGCACTGTAAGGTGCAGGTGGTTGAGTCCTATGTTGAAGATTTGCCAGGACTGTTCAATCGTGCCAAAGTTTATCTCTACGATTCTGCGGAATATTGGGCGCAACGGGGGGTAAGTGAAGGGTTTGGGTTGCAACCGATGGAAGCCCTCGCCTGCGGTTGTCAGGTGTTTTCCAGTGTCAATGGTGGATTGTCTGATTATTTAGACCCCGGATTTAAGGGTCATAAAATTGCTGGGTTTTCTAAGGAATATGACCTGAAACGCATTTTGCGGGTACTCCAAAAACCGAAGGAATCTGTCCCTGTTGAGGATTGGATTGCGGAATATCGCGCCCCTCAAATTATCCAACGCTTGCAAGTTATCCTTGAGGAACTCAACGATTTTTTTGATGGTAAATCCCAGTATTCTTCTCAGATCGAAAAGATCGCGCGATCGCGTACTGTTAAACTTCGCTTACAACGCATCTTTCGCAAATTGAGTCAAAAATATTTACATCGAAATTAA
- a CDS encoding phthiocerol/phthiodiolone dimycocerosyl transferase family protein — protein MDNNRKLVASEQAMELLNRHNGSLNVATVTRIRGKIDEITLRKSLDAVQRIHPRLNSRIVGALDNLEFRTEGTHKIPLTVVNEDVKDIWQDFVVKELNTEIPSDKVLLRCVLVRETNERDRNYFIVTIHHGISDGLSCIQLQSEIWKYYQKLESGDSLAKITPLPALPALFDLFPQWTKGKRGQLKGILFLLKLRLKILIHQPEQLESEKNVPIEFRRCGITNRYLATELTQKLAQRCRQENTTVQGMVCAAMLMAVVQRNEAQDGKITNTSCRSYIDLRRRLNAPVSHENMGILASFLTSFHTLKPETSFWNLVREITREIKIGLEKKDFFKPMAMYGKVIEYYVKNPDRLQLTASVTNIGRVNIPTTYGNLELEEISFVPSNAIFGRTFTVAVTTFKDRMMLNFLVSQPSISQETLEELANSVVDCLEAACQEESVMALAN, from the coding sequence ATGGACAATAACAGAAAACTCGTTGCTAGCGAACAAGCAATGGAACTTTTGAACCGCCATAATGGTTCGTTGAATGTTGCTACAGTGACTCGGATTAGAGGAAAAATCGACGAAATTACTTTGAGAAAATCTCTTGATGCGGTTCAGCGCATTCATCCACGCCTGAATTCTCGAATTGTTGGCGCTTTAGATAACTTGGAATTTCGCACCGAAGGAACTCATAAAATTCCTCTAACTGTTGTCAATGAGGATGTAAAAGATATTTGGCAGGATTTTGTTGTCAAAGAACTCAATACAGAAATTCCAAGCGATAAGGTGTTATTAAGGTGTGTTTTAGTTCGGGAAACTAATGAGCGCGATCGCAATTATTTTATTGTTACGATCCATCATGGCATTTCCGATGGACTATCCTGCATTCAACTGCAATCCGAAATCTGGAAATATTATCAAAAACTTGAATCCGGCGATTCCCTCGCAAAAATCACTCCTTTGCCCGCACTTCCAGCATTATTCGATCTATTTCCTCAATGGACCAAAGGAAAACGAGGACAACTTAAAGGCATATTATTTTTGCTCAAACTCAGATTAAAAATCCTAATTCATCAACCGGAGCAATTAGAATCAGAAAAGAATGTTCCCATTGAATTTCGTCGTTGTGGAATAACCAATCGATATTTAGCAACAGAACTAACCCAAAAGCTCGCTCAACGTTGTCGTCAAGAAAATACAACCGTTCAAGGAATGGTTTGTGCGGCGATGTTGATGGCAGTTGTACAAAGAAATGAAGCACAAGATGGAAAAATAACGAATACATCTTGTCGCTCATATATCGATCTTCGCAGGCGACTAAACGCACCAGTGTCCCATGAAAATATGGGAATCCTCGCATCTTTTTTGACATCATTCCACACCCTAAAACCAGAGACATCATTTTGGAATTTAGTGAGAGAGATTACACGAGAGATCAAAATAGGATTAGAGAAAAAAGATTTCTTTAAACCAATGGCAATGTACGGCAAAGTAATAGAATACTATGTCAAAAATCCCGATCGCTTGCAACTGACTGCCTCTGTAACAAATATTGGGAGAGTCAATATTCCGACGACTTACGGAAACCTAGAATTAGAAGAAATTAGTTTTGTTCCATCTAATGCAATCTTTGGAAGGACATTCACCGTTGCAGTGACAACTTTCAAGGATCGAATGATGCTTAATTTTTTGGTTTCTCAGCCTTCCATTAGCCAAGAAACCCTCGAAGAACTTGCCAACAGTGTAGTGGATTGTCTTGAGGCAGCTTGCCAAGAAGAGAGCGTCATGGCTTTGGCAAACTGA
- the ndk gene encoding nucleoside-diphosphate kinase, whose amino-acid sequence MERSFIMIKPDGVQRNLVGEIIRRFETKGFTLVGLKLMAVPRELAEKHYDVHKDRPFFSGLVEFITSSPVIAMVWEGEGVVTSARKIIGATNPLSAELGTIRGDYGVSVGRNLIHGSDAIETAQREIKLWFSEEELTSWEPSIKSWLYE is encoded by the coding sequence TTGGAACGGTCTTTTATCATGATCAAACCTGACGGCGTTCAACGGAACCTCGTTGGCGAAATTATTCGGCGTTTCGAGACGAAAGGCTTTACCCTTGTTGGATTGAAGTTAATGGCAGTCCCGCGCGAGTTAGCAGAGAAGCATTACGATGTCCACAAAGACAGACCCTTCTTTAGTGGGTTAGTCGAATTTATTACTTCCAGTCCAGTCATCGCAATGGTTTGGGAAGGAGAAGGGGTTGTCACCTCGGCTCGTAAAATTATTGGAGCCACAAACCCCCTCAGCGCCGAACTTGGGACGATTCGCGGCGATTATGGCGTTAGTGTCGGTCGCAACCTGATTCACGGGTCTGATGCGATTGAGACGGCACAGCGAGAGATTAAACTTTGGTTTTCAGAAGAAGAACTCACAAGCTGGGAACCGAGCATTAAATCCTGGTTGTACGAATAA
- the psaM gene encoding photosystem I reaction center subunit XII, with product MPLTDAQVLGALFVALIPGILALRLSTELYK from the coding sequence ATGCCTCTTACTGATGCTCAAGTTCTTGGTGCTTTATTTGTAGCTCTAATTCCGGGCATTCTTGCTTTACGCTTATCCACAGAGCTATATAAGTAG
- a CDS encoding slr1601 family putative cell division protein gives MSALQKPREPLENRRVLSMRSQPRQPYGYGSLLIETSLKLLVNGSLSVIAVVALVDLVPHLLSHQAKLKDIRSQVKEAEVQVNELREKFSYSFAPDRAKNVMQEQSARVDPNQRRVIWVKRTSN, from the coding sequence GTGAGTGCATTACAAAAACCGAGAGAACCGTTAGAAAATCGCCGCGTACTGTCCATGCGTTCTCAACCGCGACAACCTTACGGATATGGTTCGTTGTTGATTGAGACTTCGTTGAAGTTGTTGGTTAATGGCTCGCTGTCGGTTATTGCTGTTGTTGCTTTAGTGGATTTGGTGCCTCATCTTTTGTCCCATCAAGCAAAGTTGAAGGATATTCGCTCTCAAGTGAAAGAGGCAGAGGTTCAAGTGAATGAACTGCGAGAGAAATTTAGTTATAGTTTTGCACCCGATCGCGCGAAGAATGTCATGCAAGAGCAAAGTGCTAGAGTAGACCCGAACCAGCGTCGGGTGATTTGGGTGAAGCGAACATCCAATTAG